A DNA window from Corynebacterium ciconiae DSM 44920 contains the following coding sequences:
- the treS gene encoding maltose alpha-D-glucosyltransferase, producing MAEDPLKLAHHEPAAEPEVDAEGYVVEPSSEDYATPKMAENSLEPGWYKEAVFYEVLVRAFHDSTNSGSGDLQGLISKLDYLEWLGVDCLWLPPFYDSPLRDGGYDIRNFREVLPEFGTVDDFVELVDQAHKRGIRIITDLVMNHTSDQHPWFIESRKDPEGPYGDFYVWSDSDKKYADARIIFVDTETSNWSWDPERQQYYWHRFFSHQPDLNYENPEVQEAMLDVLRFWLDLGLDGFRLDAVPYLFEEEGTNCENLPKTHEFLKRCREVIDQEYPGRVLLAEANQWPADVVEYFGEPVEGDECHMAFHFPLMPRIFMAVRRESRRPISEILKDTPSIPSSAQWGIFLRNHDELTLEMVTDEERAFMYEQFAKEPRMKANVGIRRRLAPLLEGDRNQLELFTGLLLSLPGSPVLYYGDEIGMGDNIWLGDRDGVRTPMQWSSDRNGGFSKADPERLYLPVIQNAQYGYDALNVEAQMAGENSLLHWTRNLIHTRKQHSAFGFGEFTEVPAKNFAILSYLLRDEKETLLCVNNMSRRPQAVSLDLSEFAGRIPVELSGGEHFPEITDEPWVVTLAPHGFFWFELTDPDA from the coding sequence ATGGCAGAAGACCCGTTGAAACTCGCACACCACGAGCCCGCCGCCGAACCGGAAGTCGACGCGGAAGGCTATGTTGTAGAACCCTCCTCAGAGGACTACGCCACCCCGAAGATGGCCGAGAACAGCCTCGAGCCAGGGTGGTATAAGGAAGCCGTGTTTTATGAGGTGCTTGTTCGCGCCTTCCATGACTCCACAAATTCCGGCTCCGGCGACCTGCAGGGTCTGATCTCGAAGCTGGATTATTTGGAGTGGTTGGGCGTGGATTGCCTCTGGCTTCCGCCCTTCTACGATTCCCCGCTGCGCGATGGCGGCTACGATATCCGCAACTTCCGCGAGGTGCTGCCCGAGTTCGGCACCGTGGATGATTTCGTGGAGCTAGTGGACCAAGCCCACAAGCGCGGTATTCGCATCATCACCGACTTGGTGATGAACCACACCTCTGACCAGCACCCTTGGTTTATCGAGTCCCGTAAGGATCCAGAGGGGCCCTATGGCGACTTCTACGTGTGGAGCGATTCGGACAAGAAGTATGCCGATGCCCGCATCATCTTCGTGGATACCGAAACCTCCAACTGGAGCTGGGATCCGGAGCGCCAGCAGTACTACTGGCACCGTTTCTTCTCTCACCAGCCGGACCTCAACTATGAAAACCCCGAGGTTCAGGAAGCCATGCTGGATGTTCTGCGCTTCTGGCTGGATCTGGGCCTTGATGGTTTCCGCCTTGATGCGGTGCCCTATCTCTTCGAGGAAGAGGGCACCAACTGCGAGAACCTGCCCAAGACCCACGAGTTCCTCAAGCGCTGCCGCGAGGTGATCGACCAGGAGTACCCAGGACGGGTGCTGCTGGCCGAGGCCAATCAGTGGCCGGCCGATGTAGTGGAGTACTTTGGCGAGCCGGTGGAGGGCGATGAGTGCCACATGGCATTCCACTTCCCGCTCATGCCGCGCATCTTTATGGCAGTGCGCCGCGAATCGCGCCGCCCCATCTCCGAGATCCTCAAGGACACCCCTTCCATTCCGTCTTCGGCGCAGTGGGGCATCTTCCTGCGCAACCACGATGAGCTGACCCTCGAGATGGTGACGGACGAGGAACGCGCCTTCATGTACGAGCAGTTCGCCAAGGAGCCGCGCATGAAGGCGAATGTGGGTATCCGCCGCCGTCTCGCGCCGCTGCTGGAGGGCGACCGCAACCAGCTGGAGCTCTTCACCGGGCTTTTGCTCTCGCTGCCCGGATCCCCGGTGCTGTACTACGGCGATGAGATCGGCATGGGCGATAACATCTGGCTCGGCGACCGCGACGGCGTGCGTACCCCGATGCAGTGGAGCAGCGACCGCAATGGCGGCTTCTCCAAGGCCGATCCGGAGCGCCTCTACTTGCCGGTGATCCAAAACGCCCAGTATGGCTACGATGCCCTGAATGTGGAGGCCCAGATGGCCGGCGAGAATTCGCTGCTGCACTGGACCCGCAATCTGATCCACACCCGCAAGCAGCACTCGGCCTTCGGTTTCGGCGAGTTCACCGAGGTGCCGGCAAAAAACTTTGCCATCCTCAGCTACCTGCTGCGTGATGAGAAGGAGACGCTGCTGTGCGTGAATAACATGTCGCGCCGCCCGCAGGCCGTGTCCTTGGACCTCTCCGAGTTCGCCGGCCGCATCCCCGTGGAGCTCAGCGGTGGCGAACACTTCCCGGAGATCACCGACGAGCCGTGGGTCGTTACCCTGGCCCCGCACGGTTTCTTCTGGTTCGAACTCACTGATCCCGACGCTTAG
- a CDS encoding DUF2786 domain-containing protein, translating to MASSLTSIKDKIRKVLAQACDRAGTDEGDTYFAKAFELMAHYELDERDLGGDDPGDAVTHMHIHFGGSYTDMQSTLLMAIARCLHCEGFVYSTYRSTKVGEAVVFGRARHLERVSTLYTLINPIMLARAWELRQDYHRGLYHSTVTLRRSFMRGFITMISTRLEEAEHGAADTSAAYGLALIDDASLARQARAEFIGDTPLNTRSGEGRTFAPGAYSRGVNEATVTDIGQYRMSRRAALEG from the coding sequence ATGGCCAGCTCACTGACATCCATCAAAGACAAGATCCGTAAGGTTCTCGCACAGGCGTGTGATCGCGCCGGCACCGATGAGGGCGATACCTACTTTGCCAAGGCCTTCGAGCTCATGGCCCACTACGAACTCGACGAGCGGGATCTCGGCGGGGACGATCCAGGCGATGCCGTTACCCACATGCATATTCACTTCGGCGGGTCCTATACAGATATGCAAAGCACGCTGTTGATGGCGATCGCCCGTTGCTTGCACTGCGAAGGCTTTGTTTACTCCACCTACCGCTCCACCAAGGTGGGCGAGGCCGTGGTGTTCGGCCGCGCCCGACACCTCGAGCGGGTATCTACGCTCTATACGCTCATTAACCCGATCATGCTGGCCCGCGCCTGGGAGCTGCGCCAGGATTATCACCGCGGGCTGTATCACTCCACGGTCACGCTCAGGCGCAGCTTCATGCGTGGTTTTATCACCATGATCTCCACTCGGCTGGAGGAGGCCGAGCACGGAGCCGCCGATACCTCCGCTGCCTACGGTTTAGCGCTTATCGACGATGCCTCCCTGGCCCGCCAGGCCCGCGCCGAGTTTATCGGCGACACCCCGCTCAACACCCGCAGCGGCGAGGGACGCACCTTCGCCCCAGGTGCTTATTCCCGGGGCGTGAATGAGGCCACCGTGACCGATATCGGCCAGTATCGCATGAGTCGGCGGGCGGCCCTCGAAGGTTAA
- a CDS encoding carboxylesterase family protein has product MSENTITVPSPVGTIRGRVYEDGVAEFCGIPHVHYAQPFDFPERAAATSEVIDATTPRQREVGLSVIAPVSALPRAGHGVPKDLPVIAFVHGGRYESDHYDGSWYRSHAFAHSGAIVVSIGYRMRLEGFAQFRADEDFAYRGVSDVQMGLDWIQRCIESFGGDPTNVTLVGQSAGAGIALWLARRDHYTGTFRRLVAMSPGFPPQDFYARRGWLRSALGAPITQTSLNKVAERKPAKLAKAYASLRRRYFYGPAVGPYPFIPGELADVDILLTYTEHEMYLEPTAAWLDENAPWLVGMGVRLLASRFLLHSTRSYLHWVATHYPGQVARRFISDASITRWVQAVTERQQGSTWLVQLGGEAERDRPALHCVDLLLAFDVLNHPSPMVATFAGTDPERLAPRARQMHQLLLGFARNERPEWPAHEPGRGNRAALSLSLADPGAPPQVVTDPLYGVRVHFRLPVKQRGPARREAWE; this is encoded by the coding sequence ATGAGTGAGAACACGATCACCGTGCCGAGCCCTGTGGGCACCATCCGCGGGAGGGTCTACGAGGACGGGGTGGCCGAGTTTTGCGGCATCCCCCACGTGCACTATGCACAGCCTTTCGACTTCCCCGAGCGTGCCGCCGCCACCAGCGAGGTTATCGATGCCACCACGCCACGCCAACGCGAGGTGGGGCTCAGCGTGATCGCTCCCGTCTCCGCCCTGCCGCGCGCCGGGCACGGGGTGCCCAAGGATCTGCCCGTGATCGCCTTCGTGCACGGCGGCCGCTACGAATCCGACCACTATGACGGCTCGTGGTACCGCTCCCATGCCTTCGCCCACTCGGGGGCGATCGTGGTGTCGATCGGTTATCGCATGCGCTTGGAAGGATTCGCCCAATTTCGCGCCGACGAAGACTTCGCCTATCGCGGGGTCAGCGACGTGCAGATGGGATTGGACTGGATCCAGCGCTGCATCGAATCCTTCGGCGGGGATCCCACCAATGTCACCCTGGTGGGCCAATCCGCTGGGGCGGGCATCGCCCTGTGGCTGGCCCGGCGCGACCACTACACCGGCACGTTTCGACGGCTGGTGGCAATGTCGCCGGGCTTTCCGCCGCAAGACTTTTATGCCCGGCGCGGCTGGCTGCGCAGTGCTCTCGGCGCGCCGATCACCCAAACCTCGCTCAATAAGGTGGCCGAACGCAAGCCGGCCAAGCTGGCGAAGGCCTATGCCTCGCTGCGGCGACGCTACTTCTATGGGCCGGCGGTTGGCCCCTATCCTTTCATCCCCGGGGAGCTAGCGGATGTGGATATTCTGCTCACCTACACCGAGCACGAAATGTATCTCGAGCCCACCGCGGCGTGGCTCGATGAAAACGCCCCCTGGCTGGTGGGTATGGGAGTGCGACTGTTGGCGAGCCGGTTCCTCCTGCACAGCACCCGTAGCTATCTACACTGGGTGGCTACCCACTATCCCGGCCAAGTGGCGCGACGGTTTATCTCCGATGCCTCGATTACCCGCTGGGTGCAGGCCGTGACCGAACGACAGCAGGGCTCGACGTGGCTGGTGCAGCTGGGTGGGGAGGCCGAGCGGGACCGCCCGGCGTTGCACTGCGTGGATTTACTACTCGCCTTCGACGTGCTGAATCACCCCTCCCCCATGGTGGCCACCTTCGCCGGCACGGATCCGGAGCGGCTGGCCCCGCGGGCACGGCAGATGCACCAGCTGCTTCTCGGTTTTGCCCGAAACGAGCGCCCGGAGTGGCCCGCCCACGAACCAGGCCGCGGCAACCGCGCAGCGTTGTCGCTCTCCTTGGCCGATCCGGGCGCGCCGCCGCAGGTAGTCACCGATCCGCTCTACGGGGTGCGGGTGCATTTTCGTTTGCCGGTGAAACAGCGCGGCCCCGCTCGGCGCGAGGCGTGGGAGTAG